Proteins encoded in a region of the Eulemur rufifrons isolate Redbay chromosome 15, OSU_ERuf_1, whole genome shotgun sequence genome:
- the IRAK1BP1 gene encoding interleukin-1 receptor-associated kinase 1-binding protein 1: MSLQQIPPSRVFVELVPWADPGRENNLVSGTETLSGLRRPLSSAQTQTATREVHVSGTAEVSAGPNRAQVTVRVSSTKEAAAEAKKSVCRRLDYITQSLQQQGLQVENVTVTKDFRRVENAYHMEAEVCITFTEFGKMQNICNFLVEKLDSSVAISPPQFYHTQGSVETLRRQACLVAVENARRKAQEVCNLVGQTLGKPLLIKEEETKEWEGQIDDHQSSKLSSSLTVQQKIKSATIHAASKVFITFEVKGKEKKKKHL, from the exons ATGTCTTTGCAACAGATCCCGCCGTCGCGGGTGTTCGTGGAACTGGTTCCCTGGGCTGACCCGGGCCGGGAGAACAATCTGGTTTCGGGCACAGAGACACTATCTGGTCTCCGTCGCCCTCTCTCCTCTGCACAGACCCAAACTGCAACCCGCGAGGTGCACGTAAGCGGCACCGCAGAGGTGTCTGCTGGCCCGAACAGGGCGCAGGTGACAGTGCGAGTGAGCAGCACTAAAGAGGCGGCGGCAGAGGCCAAAAAGAGTGTTTGCCGCCGTCTAGACTACATCACGCAGAGCCTCCAGCAGCAAGGTCTGCAG GTAGAAAACGTGACTGTGACAAAGGATTTTAGAAGAGTGGAAAATGCTTATCATATGGAAGCAGAG GTCTGCATTACATTTACTGAAtttggaaaaatgcaaaatatttgtaACTTTCTTGTTGAAAAGCTAGATAGCTCTGTTGCCATCAGCCCACCCCAGTTCTATCATACTCAAGGTTCTGTTGAGACTCTTCG ACGGCAAGCCTGCCTTGTTGCTGTTGAGAATGCACGCCGCAAAGCTCAAGAAGTCTGTAACCTTGTTGGCCAAACCCTAGGAAAACCTTTACTAatcaaagaagaagaaacaaaagaatggGAAGGCCAAATAGATGATCACCAGTCATCCAAACTCTCGAGTTCATTAACTGTacaacaaaaaatcaaaagtGCAACAATACATGCTGCTTCAAAAGTATTTATAACTTTTGAAgtaaaggggaaagagaagaagaaaaagcatctTTGA